A genomic region of Raphanus sativus cultivar WK10039 unplaced genomic scaffold, ASM80110v3 Scaffold0662, whole genome shotgun sequence contains the following coding sequences:
- the LOC108834456 gene encoding probable protein phosphatase 2C 18 gives MGLCHSVDRKEPGETSTTTASTAEDTLGSGRWRRPRGYKGGGEIEGTQQVLDRLISNGSSKSVCLYTQQGKKGTNQDAMLFFENFCSRDDTVFCGVFDGHGPFGHMVAKKVRDTLPFTLSTQLKLASESEQSVLANEDEEEEGQRNESVTTTTMDEQWCELNPNGEQLPEMYLPLKQALLKSCQQIDKELKMHPTIDCFCSGTTSVTLIKQGEDLVVGNIGDSRAVLATRDQDNALVAVQLTIDLKPDLPSESARIQKCKGRVFALQDEPEVARVWLPNSDSPGLAMARAFGDFCLKDYGLISVPDINYRRLTEGDEFIILASDGVWDVLSNKEAVDVIASAPSRSTAARALVDTAVRSWRIKYPTSKNDDCTVVCLFLQDSSNVAKDSHKEDSVESVSISNKEEEEDEIVQVKEESAPKSCGIESKMMTMTIAECISVAQDDEEWSALEGLTRVNSLLSIPRLFSGELRSTSWRKWL, from the exons ATGGGTCTGTGTCATTCAGTAGATAGGAAGGAACCAGGAGAAACAAGCACCACCACCGCCTCTACGGCTGAGGATACACTAGGCTCCGGACGGTGGCGGCGGCCGAGAGGTTACAAGGGCGGCGGCGAAATCGAAGGGACACAACAGGTGTTGGATCGGTTGATCTCGAATGGTTCAAGTAAAAGTGTATGTCTTTACACACAGCAAGGCAAGAAAGGAACCAATCAAGACGCTATGCTCTTTTTTGAG AACTTTTGTTCAAGAGACGATACAGTGTTTTGTGGTGTGTTCGATGGACACGGACCATTTGGTCATATGGTCGCCAAGAAAGTCCGAGACACACTGCCCTTCACACTCTCAACACAGTTGAAACTAGCATCAGAGTCAGAACAAAGCGTCTTAGCAAacgaggatgaagaagaagaagggcaGAGAAACGAGTCTGTAACTACTACTACTATGGATGAGCAATGGTGTGAGTTGAATCCAAACGGTGAACAGCTTCCCGAGATGTATCTGCCTCTTAAACAAGCCTTGCTCAAGTCTTGTCAGCAGATAGATAAAGAGCTTAAAATGCACCCTACTATTGATTGTTTCTGCAGCGGCACAACTTCAGTCACTTTGATCAAACAG GGCGAGGACTTGGTGGTCGGAAACATCGGTGACTCTAGAGCCGTTCTTGCCACAAGAGATCAAGACAATGCTTTGGTCGCTGTACAATTAACCATAGACTTAAAACCAGACCTGCCAA GTGAATCAGCGAGAATCCAAAAATGTAAAGGCAGAGTGTTTGCGTTGCAAGATGAGCCTGAGGTAGCTCGTGTATGGCTACCAAACAGCGACTCACCTGGTTTAGCAATGGCTCGAGCTTTTGGTGACTTCTGTCTCAAAGATTACGGTCTTATCTCGGTCCCTGACATCAACTACCGCCGCCTTACCGAAGGAGATGAGTTCATTATTCTTGCTAGCGACGGGGTATGGGATGTGTTGTCAAACAAAGAAGCTGTGGACGTTATTGCTTCAGCTCCTAGTCGAAGCACAGCAGCTAGAGCTCTAGTGGACACAGCTGTTAGATCATGGAGAATCAAGTATCCAACTTCCAAGAACGATGACTGCACTGTAGTCTGCCTCTTTCTCCAAGATTCAAGCAATGTAGCAAAGGATTCTCACAAAGAAGACTCTGTAGAGAGTGTCAGTATTAGTaacaaggaggaggaggaggatgagatTGTTCAGGTTAAAGAGGAAAGTGCACCTAAGAGTTGTGGGATTGAGTCGAAGATGATGACAATGACAATTGCTGAGTGTATATCGGTTGCACAGGATGATGAAGAGTGGTCTGCTTTGGAAGGGTTGACTAGGGTTAATAGTTTATTGAGCATTCCAAGGTTGTTCTCTGGTGAGCTTAGATCAACTAGTTGGAGAAAATGGTTGtga
- the LOC108842422 gene encoding leucine-rich repeat receptor protein kinase HPCA1, with protein MVAKTTTMTATSRLLLFCLSYSFTVFSMVSSVTDPRDAAALRSLMDQWDNTPPSWGGSDDPCGTPWEGVSCNSSRITALGLSTMGLKGRLSGDIGELSELRSLDLSFNPGLTGSLTSRLRDLQKLNILILAGCGFTGSIPNEIGYLKDLSFLALNSNNFTGKIPASLGNLSKVYWLDLADNQLTGPIPISSGSSPGLDLLLKAKHFHFNKNQLSGTIPPKLFSSEMILIHVLFDGNQFTGSIPSTLGLVQTLEVLRLDRNTLRGKVPENLSNLTNIIELNLAHNKLVGSLPDLSDMKSLNYVDLSNNSFDPSESPLWFSTLPSLTTLVMEYGALHGPLPNKLFGYPQLQQVKLRKNAFNGTLSLGDTVGSELQLVDLQDNDISSVTLSSGYTNTLILVGNPVCTTALSNTNYCQIQQKQAKRIYSTSLANCGGKSCPLDQKVSPQSCECAYPYEGTFYFRGPMFRDLTNANTYHSLEMSLWVKLGLTPGSVSLQNPFFNNDDYLQIQLELFPSMGKYFNRSEVQRIGFDLSNQTYKPPPLFGPYYFIASPYTFPAEGNGHSLSSRMITGVITGCTALVLCLVALGIYAFWQKRRAEQAIGLSRPFVSWASSGKDSGGAPQLKGARWFSYEELKKITNNFSISSELGSGGYGKVYKGMLSDGQMVAIKRAQQGSTQGGHEFKTEIELLSRVHHKNLVGLVGFCFEQGEQILVYEFMSNGSLKDSLTGRSGIALDWKRRLRVALGSARGLAYLHELADPPIIHRDVKSTNILLDENLTAKVADFGLSKLVSDCTKGHVSTQVKGTLGYLDPEYYTTQKLTEKSDVYSFGVVLLELITAKQPIEKGKYIVREIKLVMNKNDEEFYGLRDKMDRSLRDAGALPELGRYMELALKCVDETAGERPTMSEVVKEIEIIIQNSGASTSSSSASASDLGGVRGGDKVLYGENVRKKEEGAFDYSGGYSVMTKVEPK; from the exons ATGGTGGCTAAAACAACCACCATGACTGCTACTTCGCGGTTGCTCTTGTTCTGTCTCTCTTACTCCTTCACTGTCTTCTCAATGGTTTCATCAGTCACTGACCCTCGTGATG CCGCAGCTCTTCGTTCTTTGATGGATCAATGGGACAACACGCCGCCTAGCTGGGGAGGCTCTGATGATCCTTGTGGAACTCCTTGGGAAGGTGTTTCCTGCAACAGTTCAAGAATCACTGCGCT GGGTTTGTCAACAATGGGTCTCAAAGGAAGGCTTAGTGGGGACATTGGAGAACTATCTGAACTAAGATCCTT GGACCTTTCGTTCAATCCAGGACTCACAGGTTCACTTACTTCCCGTTTAAGAGACCTGCAAAAGCTCAACATTCT TATACTTGCTGGATGTGGCTTCACTGGTAGCATCCCCAATGAGATTGGTTACCTTAAAGATCTATCTTTCTT GGCATTGAACTCGAATAACTTCACTGGTAAAATTCCAGCGTCTCTAGGAAACCTCAGCAAAGTCTATTGGTTGGATCTTGCGGATAATCAGTTGACAGGACCCATTCCTATCTCATCAGGCTCTAGTCCTGGTCTTGATCTTCTGTTAAAAGCCAAACACTT TCACTTCAACAAGAACCAGCTCTCAGGCACTATTCCACCAAAACTTTTCAGCTCTGAGATGATATTGATCCATGT ATTATTTGATGGAAATCAATTCACAGGGAGCATACCTTCCACTTTGGGACTCGTTCAGACACTAGAGGTTCT TCGTCTTGACAGAAACACTCTGAGAGGAAAAGTTCCAGAGAATCTTAGCAATCTCACAAACATCATTGAACT GAACTTAGCTCACAACAAGCTGGTAGGATCATTACCAGATTTGTCAGACATGAAATCTCTGAACTATGT AGACCTCAGCAACAACTCATTTGATCCATCAGAGTCTCCTCTATGGTTTTCAACCTTACCTTCACTGACCACACT GGTGATGGAATATGGGGCTCTTCATGGACCATTGCCTAATAAGCTCTTTGGATACCCACAGCTTCAGCAAGT GAAACTGAGAAAGAATGCATTCAATGGAACACTGAGCTTAGGAGACACAGTAGGTTCAGAGCTACAACTAGTTGATCTGCAAGATAATGACATCTCCTCTGTAACACTAAGCTCTGGATACACCAATACATTAAT ACTCGTAGGAAACCCTGTATGCACAACAGCTCTCTCCAACACAAACTACTGCCAGATTCAGCAGAAACAAGCCAAACGTATCTACTCGACCAGTCTTGCAAACTGCGGAGGAAAATCTTGTCCATTAGACCAAAAGGTCAGCCCTCAGAGCTGCGAATGCGCCTACCCTTATGAAGGCACATTCTACTTCAGAGGGCCTATGTTCAGAGACCTGACCAATGCGAACACATACCATTCACTAGAGATGAGCTTGTGGGTGAAGCTAGGACTCACTCCAGGATCAGTCTCTCTACAAAACCCTTTCTTCAATAATGATGATTATCTCCAGATACAGCTGGAGCTTTTCCCATCTATGGGAAAGTATTTCAACAGAAGTGAAGTACAGAGAATTGGATTTGACTTGAGTAACCAAACTTACAAACCTCCTCCACTGTTTGGACCTTACTATTTCATTGCATCTCCCTACACTTTCCCAG CTGAAGGTAATGGACATTCCTTGAGCTCTAGGATGATCACTGGGGTAATAACTGGTTGCACCGCTTTGGTTCTGTGCCTTGTTGCCCTAGGGATATACGCATTTTGGCAGAAGAGACGTGCAGAGCAAGCTATCGGTTTGAGTAGACCATTTG TTTCATGGGCATCTAGTGGGAAAGACAGTGGTGGTGCGCCGCAGCTGAAAGGGGCTAGATGGTTCTCCTATGAAGAACTCAAGAAGATCACCAACAACTTCTCCATTAGCAGTGAGTTGGGTTCTGGAGGTTATGGTAAGGTGTATAAAGGAATGCTCTCGGATGGGCAGATGGTGGCTATAAAAAGAGCACAGCAAGGATCAACACAAGGAGGTCACGAGTTCAAAACAGAGATTGAGTTGCTTTCTAGAGTTCATCACAAGAACCTGGTCGGGCTCGTTGGGTTTTGTTTCGAACAGGGAGAGCAGATTCTGGTGTACGAGTTCATGTCAAACGGATCACTAAAAGATAGCTTAACAG GACGATCAGGTATTGCTTTGGACTGGAAAAGGAGGCTAAGAGTGGCTCTAGGATCAGCAAGAGGACTAGCTTACCTCCACGAACTGGCGGATCCTCCCATCATCCACAGGGACGTGAAGTCAACCAACATTCTTTTGGATGAGAATCTCACTGCCAAGGTTGCTGACTTTGGTTTGTCCAAGCTTGTTTCTGACTGCACTAAAGGCCATGTTTCAACCCAAGTCAAAGGGACATTG GGATATTTGGATCCAGAATACTACACAACACAGAAACTCACAGAGAAGAGCGACGTGTACAGCTTCGGCGTCGTGTTACTAGAACTGATCACCGCGAAACAGCCGATAGAGAAAGGCAAGTACATTGTCCGAGAGATCAAGCTCGTGATGAACAAGAACGACGAGGAGTTCTACGGGCTGAGAGACAAGATGGACCGTTCGTTGAGAGACGCCGGAGCTCTGCCGGAGCTCGGACGTTACATGGAGTTAGCTCTAAAATGCGTAGATGAGACGGCGGGTGAGAGGCCGACGATGAGCGAAGTGGTGAAGGAGATCGAGATTATTATACAGAACAGTGGAGCTAGTACTAGCAGCTCCTCCGCGTCGGCGTCGGATTTAGGAGGGGTGAGAGGTGGAGATAAGGTTTTGTATGGAGAGAATGTgaggaagaaagaagaaggagCTTTTGATTATAGTGGTGGCTACTCTGTTATGACAAAAGTTGAGCCCAAGTGA